In one Pseudarthrobacter oxydans genomic region, the following are encoded:
- a CDS encoding NAD-glutamate dehydrogenase, with amino-acid sequence MSSGSSVEDQPLSLVGDEGFIGDYYQHLAEEDARTYPRDVLVARADHHREIASVRRPGQAKVAIADEEDSSVVFVVTDDMPFLVDSVNAELVRQHAAIKLVIHPLFVATRNRESGELTKVSRVPAHLGISSGDTAAMPSLSHLIAQGENASHMESWIAVEINRVSEDAKASLLEGLERVLKDVRAAVEDWPKMRQKAIQIAESLDQTANSSQIAELRQAQDLLRWLDDGNFTFLGYREYDLVNVDGEDVLELREDSGLGLLRPSTDSPHIQHLTDTGRKKAREKRALVITKANSRSTVHRSAYLDYIGVKSFDAAGNVNGERRFIGLLATSAYTGSVRNIPIVREKVDAVLRSAGFPPDSHSGKDLLGILETYPRDELFQIEVPDLAATALGIQKLQERRRTRLFLRPDIYGRFMSAVVYLPRDRYTTNVRLRIEQELRETFQAVSIDYEARMTESALARLFFRIRLPKNADISNVNAEELEKRLVRAARSWSEGIAEVLREGRDVSEAKELAAIWSEAFPASYRVDYEVEDALEDIARFEKYGAAAERAEGAVQERPGVHVYLPEGAGATLEEDARVKLYMLEPKSLSQILPYFHNLGLEVLDERPFEIETADRRDFFLYDLGLKYPAKVDPVSTGQLLAESFGAAVTGAAESDSFDRLVLREGLQWRKITVLRAYARYMRQMGNTNSFGFMADTLLANPRVTKGLTALFAARFDPSLNDEERNEAQASARKDLDLAIEKVETLDADRVLRTFVNLIEATLRTNYYQNKPHLSFKLDPARLEGLPFPRPMFEIWVYAPRVEGVHLRFGKVARGGLRWSDRREDFRTEILGLVKAQTVKNAVIVPTGAKGGFFAKQLPDPTVDRAAWMAEGIESYKTFIRGLLDITDNLLTEGDSERLVPPSDVVRHDDDDSYLVVAADKGTATFSDIANGLAAEYGFWLGDAFASGGSVGYDHKAMGITARGAWESVKRHFSELDLDTQTQPFTVVGVGDMSGDVFGNGMLLSRHIRLLAAFDHRHIFLDPNPDEEASFAERQRLFELPRSSWDDYNKSLISEGGGVFARQAKSIPVSPQVRTALGLPAETTELSPPELLRAVLLAPADLLYNGGIGTYVKASAETNASVGDKANDAIRVDGRDLRVKVVGEGGNLGMTQRGRIEAALQGVILNTDAIDNSAGVDCSDHEVNIKIFVDRMVAAGKLSAEERSGFLASMTDEVGRLVLEDNIDQNILLLNDRTKVAEWSPSYERLMDWLEKTADLKRDLEALPSTEALRERLQQGQGLTSPELSVLAAYAKIELATALRESDLADDPWFRQTLRAYFPAQLRERFDAELDTHPLRREIIATVVANDMINLGGITFAFRVMEETSASEAAVAKAFVALREIYELDHMVGELNSLPASFPTEHWSAVHLDIRRLLDRAVRWLLGQGTVSRPIADVVSEFKPVMEPMRAHLLDYLRGDDRERVAGWLETAREWELPEGLALRWAELFESFVLLDIAKIAHGRKEPVNEIAAVYYTVFNRFHADSLLERISSLPRQDRWQALARAALRDDLYSTISDMTMAVLDATAASDSPEARLKDWEAQNAEQLSRAKSMFDEVNSLEADDMASLSVALRLLRSIVRR; translated from the coding sequence ATGTCGTCTGGATCCAGCGTGGAGGATCAGCCCCTTTCCCTTGTAGGCGATGAGGGCTTCATTGGGGACTACTACCAGCACCTAGCCGAAGAGGATGCCCGAACGTACCCCCGGGACGTGCTGGTTGCCCGTGCCGACCATCACCGGGAGATCGCCTCCGTCCGGAGGCCTGGCCAGGCGAAGGTCGCCATTGCGGACGAGGAAGACAGCAGCGTGGTCTTCGTTGTCACAGATGACATGCCCTTCCTGGTGGACTCGGTCAACGCCGAACTCGTCCGGCAGCATGCCGCCATCAAGCTGGTCATCCACCCCCTCTTCGTGGCTACCCGGAACAGGGAGAGCGGCGAGCTCACCAAGGTCAGCAGGGTCCCGGCGCACCTTGGGATTTCCAGCGGCGACACGGCCGCCATGCCCAGCCTGTCCCACCTCATTGCCCAGGGTGAGAACGCCTCGCACATGGAGTCCTGGATCGCCGTCGAGATCAACCGCGTCTCGGAAGACGCGAAAGCCTCCCTCCTCGAAGGCCTTGAACGGGTCCTCAAGGATGTCCGCGCCGCCGTGGAGGACTGGCCAAAGATGCGCCAGAAGGCCATCCAAATCGCGGAAAGCCTTGACCAGACAGCCAACTCCTCGCAAATCGCCGAACTGCGGCAGGCGCAGGACCTCCTTCGCTGGCTCGACGACGGGAACTTCACCTTCCTGGGCTACCGGGAATACGACCTGGTCAACGTTGACGGGGAAGACGTCCTGGAGCTCCGTGAAGACAGCGGCCTTGGGCTGTTGCGGCCCTCCACCGACTCGCCCCACATTCAGCACCTGACGGACACCGGCCGGAAGAAGGCACGGGAAAAACGCGCCCTGGTCATCACGAAGGCAAACTCCCGCTCCACCGTCCACCGCTCGGCCTACCTGGACTACATCGGTGTGAAGAGCTTTGACGCCGCGGGGAATGTCAACGGCGAGCGGCGCTTTATCGGCCTCCTGGCAACCAGCGCCTACACCGGCTCCGTCCGGAATATTCCGATTGTGCGCGAGAAGGTTGACGCGGTGCTTCGAAGTGCCGGCTTTCCCCCGGACTCCCACTCCGGCAAGGATCTGCTGGGCATCCTGGAAACCTATCCCAGGGACGAGCTATTCCAGATTGAGGTCCCGGACCTCGCCGCCACTGCCCTCGGTATCCAGAAACTCCAGGAGCGTCGGCGCACCAGGCTGTTCCTTCGGCCTGACATCTACGGCCGGTTCATGTCCGCCGTCGTCTATCTTCCACGGGACAGGTACACCACGAACGTTCGCCTCCGCATCGAGCAGGAGCTGCGCGAAACGTTCCAGGCCGTCTCCATTGACTACGAAGCCCGCATGACGGAGTCGGCGCTGGCCCGCCTGTTCTTCCGCATCCGGCTGCCCAAGAACGCAGACATCAGCAACGTCAATGCGGAGGAGCTGGAGAAGCGCCTTGTGCGGGCTGCCCGCTCCTGGAGCGAAGGGATCGCGGAGGTCCTGCGCGAGGGGCGGGACGTTTCTGAGGCAAAGGAGCTTGCCGCCATCTGGTCGGAAGCGTTTCCCGCCAGCTACCGGGTGGACTACGAAGTCGAGGACGCACTCGAAGACATTGCACGGTTCGAGAAGTACGGTGCCGCCGCGGAACGGGCTGAAGGTGCTGTCCAGGAGCGCCCCGGCGTGCACGTCTATCTCCCGGAAGGTGCGGGGGCAACACTGGAGGAGGACGCGCGGGTCAAGCTCTACATGCTGGAGCCCAAGAGCCTCAGCCAGATCCTGCCGTACTTCCACAACCTCGGACTGGAGGTCCTGGACGAGCGGCCTTTCGAAATCGAAACGGCGGACCGCCGCGACTTCTTCCTGTACGACCTTGGCCTGAAGTACCCGGCAAAGGTGGACCCGGTCTCCACGGGCCAGCTCCTTGCCGAGTCCTTCGGCGCTGCAGTGACGGGTGCAGCCGAGTCGGACAGCTTCGACCGGCTGGTGCTGCGCGAGGGTCTGCAGTGGCGGAAGATCACCGTGCTGCGGGCCTACGCGCGGTACATGCGCCAGATGGGTAACACCAACTCCTTCGGCTTCATGGCCGATACCCTGCTGGCCAACCCCCGCGTGACCAAGGGGCTGACTGCGCTCTTCGCCGCGCGCTTCGATCCTTCCCTCAACGACGAAGAGCGCAATGAGGCCCAGGCGTCCGCCCGCAAGGACCTGGACTTGGCCATTGAAAAGGTGGAGACGCTCGACGCCGACAGGGTCCTCCGCACGTTCGTCAACCTGATCGAGGCGACGCTCCGGACCAACTACTACCAGAACAAGCCTCACCTGAGTTTCAAACTCGATCCCGCCCGGCTTGAGGGCCTGCCCTTCCCGCGCCCCATGTTCGAGATCTGGGTCTACGCGCCGCGGGTGGAGGGGGTCCATCTCCGCTTCGGCAAGGTGGCACGCGGCGGGCTTCGCTGGTCCGACCGCCGCGAGGATTTCCGCACCGAGATCCTTGGGCTGGTGAAAGCGCAGACGGTGAAGAACGCCGTCATCGTGCCTACGGGTGCGAAGGGCGGTTTCTTTGCCAAGCAGCTTCCCGACCCCACGGTTGACCGCGCCGCCTGGATGGCGGAAGGGATCGAAAGCTACAAGACCTTCATCAGGGGCCTGCTGGACATCACAGACAACCTCCTCACCGAGGGTGACAGCGAAAGGCTCGTGCCGCCGTCGGACGTTGTAAGGCACGACGACGACGATTCCTACCTTGTGGTGGCTGCCGACAAGGGCACCGCGACGTTCTCCGACATCGCCAACGGGCTCGCTGCCGAGTACGGTTTCTGGCTCGGGGACGCATTCGCGTCCGGCGGATCCGTGGGGTACGACCACAAGGCGATGGGCATTACGGCGCGGGGTGCGTGGGAGTCGGTGAAACGCCACTTCAGCGAACTCGACCTGGACACCCAGACCCAGCCGTTCACCGTGGTGGGCGTGGGGGACATGTCAGGGGACGTCTTCGGTAACGGCATGCTGTTGTCCCGCCACATCCGCCTCCTGGCGGCCTTCGACCACCGCCACATTTTCCTCGACCCCAACCCGGACGAGGAAGCCTCGTTTGCGGAGCGGCAGCGTTTGTTCGAGCTGCCGAGGTCCTCGTGGGATGACTACAACAAGTCGCTCATCAGTGAAGGCGGCGGAGTCTTCGCCCGGCAGGCCAAGTCGATCCCGGTTTCGCCCCAGGTCCGCACGGCGCTGGGACTGCCGGCCGAAACCACCGAACTCAGCCCGCCGGAACTCCTCCGCGCAGTCCTCCTTGCCCCCGCCGACCTGCTCTACAACGGCGGCATCGGGACTTACGTCAAGGCGAGCGCCGAGACCAACGCCTCGGTGGGGGACAAGGCCAACGACGCGATCCGGGTGGACGGCCGGGACCTGCGCGTCAAGGTGGTGGGCGAAGGCGGAAACCTCGGCATGACACAGCGCGGCCGCATTGAAGCGGCGCTGCAGGGTGTCATCCTCAACACGGACGCCATCGACAACTCCGCCGGCGTGGACTGCTCCGACCACGAAGTCAATATCAAGATCTTCGTGGACCGGATGGTGGCTGCCGGAAAGCTGTCGGCGGAAGAACGCTCCGGCTTCCTTGCATCGATGACCGACGAAGTGGGCCGGCTGGTTCTTGAAGACAACATTGACCAGAACATCCTGCTGCTGAACGACCGGACCAAGGTGGCCGAGTGGAGCCCGAGCTACGAACGGCTGATGGACTGGCTCGAGAAGACGGCCGACTTGAAACGGGACCTTGAGGCGCTTCCCTCCACCGAAGCGCTCCGGGAGCGGCTGCAGCAGGGCCAGGGGCTGACATCTCCTGAACTGTCGGTACTCGCCGCGTATGCCAAGATCGAGCTCGCGACGGCACTGCGGGAAAGCGACCTGGCAGACGACCCCTGGTTCAGGCAGACGCTGCGCGCCTACTTCCCCGCGCAGCTGCGGGAGCGTTTTGACGCTGAACTGGACACCCACCCGCTGCGGCGCGAGATCATTGCCACTGTGGTTGCCAACGACATGATTAACCTCGGCGGCATCACGTTCGCGTTCCGGGTGATGGAGGAAACGTCGGCCAGCGAAGCAGCGGTGGCAAAGGCATTCGTGGCCCTGCGGGAGATCTACGAGCTGGACCACATGGTGGGGGAGCTGAACAGCCTTCCGGCGTCCTTCCCCACCGAGCACTGGAGCGCCGTCCACCTGGACATCAGGCGGTTGCTTGACCGTGCAGTCCGCTGGCTCTTGGGCCAGGGCACGGTCTCCCGGCCGATAGCCGACGTCGTGTCGGAGTTCAAACCCGTGATGGAGCCGATGCGGGCCCACCTGCTGGACTACCTGCGGGGTGATGACCGGGAACGGGTGGCAGGCTGGCTGGAGACAGCGCGTGAATGGGAGCTGCCGGAAGGCCTCGCCCTGCGATGGGCGGAGCTTTTCGAGAGCTTCGTGCTGCTGGACATTGCCAAGATCGCGCATGGGCGCAAGGAGCCTGTGAATGAAATCGCGGCCGTCTACTACACCGTCTTCAACCGGTTCCACGCCGACTCGCTGCTGGAACGGATCAGCAGCCTGCCCCGGCAGGACAGGTGGCAGGCCCTGGCCCGGGCGGCCCTGCGGGATGACCTGTACTCCACCATCTCGGACATGACGATGGCGGTGCTGGACGCCACCGCTGCCAGCGACTCGCCGGAGGCCCGCCTGAAGGACTGGGAGGCTCAAAATGCCGAGCAGCTGAGCCGGGCCAAGTCCATGTTCGACGAGGTCAATTCACTTGAGGCCGACGATATGGCGTCACTGTCGGTAGCATTGAGGCTCTTGAGGTCAATCGTTCGACGCTAG
- a CDS encoding FtsK/SpoIIIE domain-containing protein produces MTLHCTLVRSPHALPAGPPMELSITAPPGTSGAKIHALLVERFGTGAVSIGGDDLCSMSLGKAPLVNGAILVDGGSQPPSRRRPRSPAPDPAAPIALAVHTGAGAGILVPLRRGTYTIGRSNTRIVVPDPELSREHARLVVTEKDIMIVDLESANGTYVDGGRVRHARVTTDSTIRCGNTAMSLVFLDLPDKALADAGTSVKEPLTVPGLTESGNRGILLLTAVLPLAIGIELAVLTGMWMFLAFAAVSAVSVLIPLATGRRQAREFAQRIQSAVEEDRKRRQRAGPSLPLLMLAARHGQVAPSRAEGNGRVWLRLGQAAQEACLKVESGTAPRIVPSVGEVPVLLDPDPPNTTFRGPRTVAEAMIRSLVMQLAGYPCGSRTRIIICGPLESLPLPARFLPGVTLAGTRRAGMKALADGFGSTYDHGVLLSIEASLMHEDGLREKAAGLGWQVLQFCEPDTVPGVPEVVLAERQSFLRETGRRIAFVPDLAPEDVFSSFCRQVAASPRPPEGQERPVPSACALDELLPITPADTAARWAASAGVRGLGVPLGLGATGPQLLDLLNDGPHLLVAGTTGSGKSELLRSLALALALTHPPDRVNFLFVDFKGGSGLGPLAGLVHCVGVLTDLSTHELERTLASLRAEIRVREEALAAARVPDLTAYRSTRASLSCPLPHLVIVIDEFRMLVDDAPEVIRELMRIASIGRSLGLHLVMATQRPQGALTADIRANVTSSIALRVQSEMESHDVIRTAAAAGIRLATPGRAFIARGMEEPEEFQAAATGACRAMAVEDTDVQLATEYLEAVGEDTAATAGTADLTPAEAAAPLVSLVRNLWASQAGAAPRPPVAPPLPRKLTQPQRKISRGGLTAGATAKDGTSQWTIDLGLVDLPERQEVTPLLWKPAKDSHLAFVGGPTSGAAEALDLAAREVAGHTAESHCYFLDAGGSFLGLAAHTRTGAHAGLHELRRAVRILERLAQELASRLNRADSCVPLVLVISGWGSWVSAFRAGPLAWAEDLVQDLVRDGANAGITVLISGERELVTARFCGSLPNRIYFPAGSNEDSRMAWPKMPSTAPVKGRGAAFGPIVGGPAAVCQLFEPASASAAQDGTSPNEVVAAGTRPFRVEPLPSLVSVSEVEALAARMDDVGATVPEAPLANGKGPRQSDGDAHSRDLLLGLGGDELQPVTVRIPAGGVFAVLGGAGSGKTNVLRTLQALNPAAGRWTCPDGGTDPEEFWKCSLAKAREGELPRTAVLLADDIDLLPAGALQDLTELHALGHPVVLTANYSPLLLQRVPLVMDCRAAGRGLLLSPRSASEGDLFGVRFDIEPDPPAGRGMLISRGRSSPVQVAWAGME; encoded by the coding sequence ATGACACTTCACTGCACACTGGTCCGCAGCCCCCACGCGCTTCCGGCCGGGCCGCCCATGGAACTTTCCATTACGGCACCACCGGGCACTTCCGGCGCAAAAATCCACGCCCTGCTGGTGGAGAGGTTCGGCACGGGGGCGGTCTCTATCGGCGGGGATGACCTGTGTTCCATGAGCCTCGGCAAAGCACCCCTTGTGAATGGCGCCATCCTGGTCGACGGCGGGAGCCAGCCCCCCAGCCGAAGAAGGCCGAGGAGTCCGGCTCCTGATCCCGCTGCACCCATCGCGCTGGCTGTGCACACCGGCGCCGGAGCAGGCATCCTGGTCCCCCTGAGGCGCGGCACCTACACGATAGGCAGAAGCAATACGCGCATCGTGGTTCCCGATCCTGAACTCTCCCGCGAACATGCCCGCCTGGTGGTCACCGAGAAGGACATCATGATCGTTGATCTGGAGAGCGCCAACGGCACCTATGTGGACGGCGGACGGGTCCGCCATGCGCGCGTCACCACTGACTCCACCATCCGCTGCGGCAACACGGCAATGTCGCTCGTCTTCCTGGACCTGCCTGACAAGGCACTGGCCGACGCCGGCACGTCAGTTAAGGAGCCCCTCACCGTTCCAGGCCTCACCGAGTCCGGCAATCGCGGAATCCTTCTGCTCACCGCAGTGCTCCCCCTGGCCATCGGCATAGAACTCGCGGTCCTCACAGGAATGTGGATGTTCCTTGCTTTCGCGGCCGTCTCGGCAGTCTCCGTACTCATCCCGCTGGCGACGGGCCGCCGCCAGGCGCGCGAGTTCGCACAACGGATCCAGTCGGCAGTGGAGGAGGACCGGAAGCGGCGGCAGCGGGCGGGGCCCTCCCTCCCGCTGCTGATGCTGGCTGCCCGCCACGGGCAGGTTGCGCCTTCGCGGGCCGAGGGGAACGGCAGGGTGTGGCTTCGCCTCGGGCAAGCGGCCCAGGAAGCCTGTCTGAAAGTCGAGTCGGGGACCGCGCCCCGCATTGTTCCGTCAGTCGGGGAAGTCCCCGTGCTGCTGGATCCGGATCCCCCCAACACCACGTTCCGCGGGCCTCGGACCGTGGCGGAGGCGATGATCAGGTCGCTCGTCATGCAGTTGGCAGGCTACCCGTGTGGCAGCAGGACCCGCATCATCATCTGCGGCCCGCTGGAAAGTCTTCCGCTCCCTGCCCGCTTTCTTCCCGGCGTGACCCTCGCAGGAACCCGGCGTGCCGGCATGAAGGCACTCGCGGACGGCTTCGGCTCCACCTATGATCACGGTGTCCTCCTGTCCATCGAAGCGTCACTCATGCACGAGGACGGACTACGGGAAAAGGCAGCAGGGTTGGGCTGGCAAGTGCTCCAGTTTTGTGAGCCTGACACCGTTCCGGGTGTCCCCGAAGTGGTACTCGCCGAGCGGCAGTCGTTCCTGCGGGAAACGGGGCGCCGCATTGCGTTCGTCCCGGACCTGGCACCCGAGGACGTGTTCAGCAGCTTCTGTCGGCAGGTAGCGGCCTCTCCGAGGCCGCCGGAGGGCCAGGAGCGCCCGGTCCCGTCTGCCTGCGCACTGGACGAACTGCTGCCGATCACTCCCGCAGACACTGCTGCCCGCTGGGCTGCGAGCGCCGGCGTCCGCGGTCTAGGCGTTCCGCTGGGACTCGGAGCAACGGGGCCTCAACTTCTTGACCTGCTGAATGACGGTCCCCACCTGCTGGTGGCGGGAACCACAGGCTCGGGCAAATCGGAACTGCTCCGAAGCCTGGCGCTGGCGCTGGCGCTCACCCACCCCCCGGACAGGGTCAATTTCCTCTTTGTCGATTTCAAAGGCGGATCGGGCCTGGGTCCGCTGGCGGGCCTGGTCCACTGCGTCGGCGTCCTGACGGACCTGTCCACCCACGAACTCGAACGGACCCTCGCATCACTTCGGGCGGAAATCAGGGTCCGGGAGGAAGCCCTCGCCGCTGCCCGGGTTCCGGACCTCACCGCCTACCGTTCCACACGCGCATCCCTTAGTTGTCCCCTTCCCCATCTGGTCATCGTCATCGACGAGTTTCGGATGCTCGTGGACGACGCTCCAGAGGTAATCCGCGAACTCATGCGGATCGCTTCCATCGGGCGCTCGCTCGGTCTGCACCTCGTCATGGCAACCCAGCGTCCCCAGGGAGCGCTGACCGCCGACATCCGCGCCAACGTCACGTCCAGCATTGCGCTTCGCGTCCAGTCGGAGATGGAGTCCCACGACGTCATCAGGACCGCGGCGGCGGCCGGCATCAGGCTGGCAACTCCGGGGCGTGCCTTTATCGCCCGCGGCATGGAGGAGCCGGAGGAATTCCAGGCGGCAGCAACTGGAGCGTGCCGTGCCATGGCAGTCGAAGACACGGACGTACAGCTCGCCACGGAGTATCTGGAGGCCGTGGGAGAAGACACCGCGGCCACCGCCGGCACCGCAGACCTGACACCGGCAGAAGCAGCAGCTCCACTCGTCTCGCTTGTTCGAAATCTTTGGGCCTCACAGGCAGGGGCAGCACCACGGCCGCCGGTTGCCCCTCCCCTGCCCCGGAAGCTCACTCAGCCCCAAAGGAAGATATCCCGTGGCGGCCTGACCGCCGGGGCAACGGCGAAGGATGGCACCAGCCAGTGGACCATTGATCTGGGCCTGGTGGACTTGCCCGAGCGCCAAGAGGTGACGCCCCTGCTGTGGAAACCCGCAAAGGACAGCCACCTCGCCTTTGTCGGAGGTCCGACGTCCGGCGCGGCGGAGGCCCTTGACCTGGCCGCCCGTGAAGTGGCCGGTCATACAGCGGAATCACACTGTTATTTCCTGGACGCCGGCGGATCCTTCCTCGGCCTGGCCGCGCACACCCGGACGGGGGCCCACGCAGGGCTGCACGAGCTGCGGCGTGCCGTCCGCATACTTGAACGGCTGGCCCAGGAACTGGCCAGCCGCCTGAACCGGGCTGACAGCTGCGTTCCGCTTGTCCTTGTGATCTCCGGCTGGGGGTCCTGGGTATCGGCTTTTCGGGCAGGACCGCTGGCCTGGGCCGAAGACCTTGTCCAGGATCTGGTCCGCGACGGCGCCAACGCCGGAATCACGGTCCTCATCTCCGGTGAGAGGGAACTGGTTACGGCCCGGTTCTGCGGATCACTTCCCAACCGCATCTACTTCCCCGCAGGCTCCAATGAGGACAGCCGAATGGCATGGCCAAAGATGCCTTCCACGGCCCCGGTCAAAGGCAGGGGCGCGGCCTTCGGGCCGATCGTCGGCGGCCCAGCAGCCGTCTGCCAGCTCTTCGAACCCGCTTCGGCCAGTGCAGCGCAGGACGGCACCAGCCCGAACGAAGTCGTTGCGGCGGGGACCCGGCCTTTCCGGGTTGAGCCGCTTCCCTCCCTGGTATCAGTCTCGGAGGTTGAGGCTTTGGCTGCCAGGATGGATGACGTCGGAGCGACGGTTCCCGAAGCGCCGCTCGCGAACGGGAAGGGACCACGCCAGAGTGACGGCGACGCCCACTCGCGGGACCTGCTCCTGGGCCTTGGTGGCGATGAACTTCAACCTGTCACCGTTCGGATTCCGGCCGGAGGCGTCTTCGCCGTCCTCGGTGGAGCCGGTTCGGGAAAGACGAACGTCCTGCGTACCCTGCAGGCTCTGAACCCGGCCGCGGGCCGGTGGACCTGCCCGGACGGCGGCACGGATCCGGAGGAATTCTGGAAGTGTTCGCTGGCCAAGGCCAGGGAGGGGGAACTGCCGAGGACGGCGGTGCTGCTGGCAGACGACATTGACCTCTTGCCTGCCGGCGCCTTACAGGACCTGACTGAGTTGCACGCCCTCGGCCACCCTGTGGTCCTGACCGCAAATTACAGTCCCTTGCTGCTTCAGCGCGTTCCGTTGGTCATGGATTGCCGGGCCGCCGGACGGGGACTCCTGCTGTCTCCGCGGTCCGCTTCGGAGGGCGACCTGTTCGGGGTCCGGTTCGACATCGAGCCGGATCCCCCTGCGGGCAGGGGGATGCTGATATCCCGGGGGCGGTCCTCCCCGGTCCAGGTTGCCTGGGCGGGGATGGAATAA
- a CDS encoding WhiB family transcriptional regulator, protein MDWRNRAACLEKDPELFFPVGNTGPALLQIEEAKSVCRRCPVVDTCLQWALESGQDAGVWGGMSEDERRALKRRAARARRAS, encoded by the coding sequence ATGGATTGGCGTAACCGCGCAGCGTGCCTCGAAAAGGACCCTGAACTCTTCTTCCCCGTCGGGAACACCGGGCCTGCCCTCCTGCAGATCGAGGAAGCAAAGAGCGTCTGCCGCCGGTGCCCCGTTGTGGATACCTGCCTGCAGTGGGCCCTCGAGTCCGGCCAGGACGCCGGCGTCTGGGGCGGCATGAGCGAAGACGAGCGCCGGGCGCTGAAGCGCCGCGCTGCCCGCGCCCGCCGCGCTTCCTGA
- a CDS encoding PAS domain-containing sensor histidine kinase: MAIFTDPIREHADFGPGDAEWLHLLVGDWQMVADLAFADLALWFPHPDHGYVALAHVRPSTTHTVFHGDFVGEGIRSDLQPLVDKAWNSRSIERSSETNWSSDMALRVEAVPMVRNGRTLAVVTTHMDLSSSRMPSRLELTYRQCAYDLLRMGTLGLWPDFASPTGSRRGAPRVGDGLIRLDAEGIVQYASPNGVSAFRRLGDGESLEGRSLAEVTASLLKDRRMVDETLPLVVTGRMPWRSEIESRGVSLSLRAIPLRDEQQRFGALVLCRDVSELRRREMELVTKDATIREIHHRVKNNLQTVAALLRMQSRRMVSDEAKQGLEQAMRRVATIALVHETLSQGLTQSVDFDELIGRQFRLSAEVASPSQQVRTERSGTFGELPSDLATPLALVINELVTNAVEHGLEGRAGTVSLIADRSEGDDGEELTVTIADDGVGLPDTPHVEGLGLQIVRTLVTSELGGTIQWRPREGGGTAVEIRLSLAGK, from the coding sequence GTGGCAATCTTTACGGACCCTATCAGGGAACATGCTGATTTTGGGCCGGGCGATGCCGAGTGGCTGCACCTCCTGGTGGGGGACTGGCAGATGGTCGCGGACCTGGCGTTCGCGGACCTTGCGCTGTGGTTCCCGCACCCTGACCACGGGTATGTGGCGTTGGCGCATGTCCGGCCCTCCACCACGCACACGGTGTTCCACGGCGACTTCGTGGGCGAGGGCATCCGGTCCGACCTGCAGCCGCTCGTGGACAAGGCATGGAACAGCCGTTCCATCGAACGCTCCAGCGAAACGAACTGGAGCAGTGACATGGCCCTGCGGGTGGAGGCGGTCCCCATGGTCCGCAACGGGCGCACCCTTGCCGTGGTCACCACGCACATGGACCTGTCCAGCTCGCGGATGCCGTCCCGGCTCGAACTGACCTACCGCCAGTGCGCATATGACCTGCTGCGGATGGGCACGCTGGGGCTCTGGCCGGACTTCGCGTCGCCTACGGGTTCCCGGCGCGGTGCGCCGCGCGTGGGGGACGGGCTGATCAGGCTGGATGCAGAAGGCATCGTGCAGTACGCCAGTCCCAACGGTGTTTCTGCCTTCAGGCGGCTTGGTGACGGGGAATCCCTTGAGGGCCGGTCCCTCGCGGAGGTGACCGCCAGCCTCCTCAAGGACCGCCGCATGGTGGACGAGACGCTCCCCCTCGTAGTGACCGGCCGGATGCCCTGGCGCAGTGAGATCGAGTCCCGGGGGGTGAGCCTGTCCCTGCGCGCGATTCCGCTGCGCGACGAGCAGCAGCGCTTCGGCGCGCTGGTCCTGTGCCGCGATGTGTCCGAGTTGCGCCGGCGGGAAATGGAGCTTGTCACCAAGGACGCCACTATCCGGGAGATCCACCACCGGGTCAAGAACAATCTCCAGACCGTGGCGGCGCTGCTGCGCATGCAGTCCCGGCGCATGGTCAGCGACGAAGCCAAACAGGGCCTGGAGCAGGCGATGCGGCGGGTGGCCACCATCGCGCTCGTCCACGAGACCCTGTCCCAGGGCCTCACCCAGAGCGTGGATTTTGATGAGCTGATCGGACGTCAGTTCCGTCTTTCCGCGGAAGTCGCCTCGCCCTCGCAACAGGTCAGGACGGAACGCTCCGGCACCTTTGGCGAGCTGCCCAGCGACCTCGCCACCCCGTTGGCCCTGGTCATCAACGAACTGGTAACCAATGCCGTGGAGCACGGACTGGAGGGAAGGGCCGGAACGGTCTCGCTGATCGCTGACCGGTCGGAAGGGGATGACGGCGAGGAGCTCACCGTCACCATCGCCGACGACGGCGTGGGGCTTCCTGACACACCCCACGTTGAGGGGCTGGGGCTTCAGATCGTACGGACCCTCGTGACGAGCGAACTGGGCGGGACCATCCAGTGGCGGCCACGGGAGGGCGGCGGCACTGCCGTCGAGATCCGCCTCAGCCTCGCCGGGAAGTAG